The DNA sequence tttgggttgtaataacttttaaattgtggattcaaagacttgtacttatttgaatttcatctctgagactataacgggttgtggtgtgtgttagtgtggggtcacagcataaggttgtttattattaattaagtgaagtgttattgtggaaagaaagaccgtgacgacccggatccccgaccccggatcgGGGGGTGTTACAGTTACCTTCGGACACTTAGCTAATAAATTTTATGTCTGAAAATAGAACATCTGCAATTGAAAAACAAAGCAAAAAAATTGGATCGGTagttatataaaatataaatgaTTAGTTTCTTTAAATAATGTTATAAGATATTTAAAATATAATCTAACCAAAAGGGACCCTTTGGTTAGACaactactccctctgtccctaAATATTTTTCCCATTTGTGTCAGACACGTTTGCCAATACACgtttttgattgttaatatctttaatttcgtattagtattaaatataaaaagtTCACTGTATTAAAGTACTCGTAAACACGAATACAACAAGATTACTCATGGCTAtgtttgatcttatagattaaccgtaaattaatagtcaatcgcTTAACGTGAACAGTGAAAAAAGTCAAAGTGAGAAAAGTTTTGTGGTACGGAGGGAGTATTACATTATTaacaatataaatattttttcatatttaaTAATAACGTTAAAAAAATTAAGCCTAATTGATCAGCTTTAATCACTAAACAATTTAAACATGAAAAATAAAGTATTTAGACAAtcaataaatttattaaaattaatataaaaattcaaaattatttgaaaaatagTCCAAATGTGACATAATTTGTCTTTAACGACAATAATAACCAACAAAATGGTCAAAAAACAAGACCAGTAATTGTAAATCTTACATCTCCCCAGCGTTCGCCCTTGAAGCAACAGAAACCTGTATAGAATTGTCCTATATATTGCTAGATAACAGTACAGTGTGCAAACACTTTGCATACCTAATTAATGGTAGGTTTATATATTTTGAGAGTTTATTAATTATCAAACAACACATTTTAGACCTACTTGCACCGATCTTGATCGACTTATTAAAAATTTGGTTTCAGAAGTTGGGTGGCAAACAAGTCTCATCAAAGAAAAAAGACAAAGCTAAATATATGAAATTCTGATAAGGACAGGGATATATAACCAATTTTTCAATAGCTTGCTTGATATATGTAAGTAAAAAAATTCAATTTAACTTACATGTTATATGACGTTTATTTAACATATAGCACTTACATGTTAAATGGCGTTTTTTGTTTTGTTCTGTTTATTGGCACCGATGAGAAGTGGTCTATATAAGAAGCTTCTTTGTGAGAGTTGTTAGAACAAAAATCAAAGAAATTAGAGTAGTAGTAGTAACAACTCGATAGAATGGGAGGGGTAAACGTTTTGTGCATGAATGCAGGCGATGACGAATCTAGCTATGCTAACAACTCAAATATTCAGGTATTTCTTTGATTTCAATTTCTGGATGACTAAAATTTTCACATGTTCAAGTAAATTGATTCAAGAATTATGCAGAAAAAGGTGATACAAAACTCACGGATATTCTTAGAGGAAACTATGAAGAAATCTGGAACTATCAGATTTCCTGAATGCTTTAAGATGGTTGATATGGGTTGCTCTTCAGGGACCAACACCCTCTTGGTTGTTACCAATATAGTTAACATTGTTCATAAAATATGCCACGAGAGAAAACTAAAAGCACCTGAAATTCAAGTTTATTTAAATGATCTTCCAGATAATGATTTcaatacaatttttaaaatggtACCACAATTCTGTTCAAAGCTTGAGAATGGGGAGGGTGACAAATCAAGCAAATGCTTTATTTCAGGAGTACCGGGTTCTTTCTATACAAGACTCCTTCCTAGCAAAAGCATTCACTTTGTTCATTCTTCATACAGTCTTCATTGGCTCTCTCAGGTTATTTAAGTAGCAAATTTAAGACTAAAATGTCAATATATGTATGTTCTCTCCATATTTTCTTTAATATCACTTGAGATTAAAAGCAATTGCAGGTCCCCGAAAAACTAGGGAATTATAACAAGGGAAATATCTACATTTCAAAAGCTAGTCCTCCTGGTGTTTATGAAGCCTATTTTGATCAATATAAAGCAGACTTCTCCAAGTTTTTGCAGTTGCGATCCGAGGAAGTCAGTCCTAATGGCCAGATGGTTTTAACCTTTGCAGGCAGGAGCAATGCAGATCCCACCAGCAATGATTGCTGTTGTAAATGGGAACTGCTAGCAAAATCACTTCAGGACATGTCGGCCAAGGTATAATCCATTTTTGCTGCTCCTCTGAACAAATCAGTGATGGATTCGTGTCCAAAAAAGTATCTTTCAAAAATCCATTCATCTATATAAACATTTTTTTCACATTTGAATGATTTACTTCTCGATCTTTTGAAAAATCCTACACAGTAGCAAGTAAACCAGAAGAAGTTAATTTGTATACTGAAAACGAATTTGACTTATTGGCATGATTTCATGGAGATTTCTATGGACTATCGTTGTTTCAGGGGTTCATTCATGATGATGAGATCGATTCACTCAATCTACCTCTTTATACCCCATGTGTGAATGAAGTAAAGGATATAGTCCACTACGAGGGATCCTTTACCATCGATCATCTGGAAACCCATGAAGTTAACTGGGACTTGAGTAATGATGAAGTGGAATCTGCTTCTGATAAAAATAACAGTGGAAAGATTGTAGCCAAGGCAGTTAGAGCTGTAGTGGAACCTATGCTTGCTAATCACTTTCGGACTGGAAATTCTTTTATGGACAAGCTTTTCGAGAGGTATGCACTGCATGTAGCTGATCATCTCTCAAGACTGAAAACCAAAGGCTTCTACATATCAATTTCCTTGACAACGAAAATCGTTTAATCATTATAAACAGATCAAATCATCACCGGGAGTGTTAAGAAATTTGTAATTACTGGTCATACAGAGCCATGTTTTTTAGCTATGGTCGCAAACCCAAACTTTAATAAATTCATAATCTTAAGAATACAATTATTTCTAATATGCAAGTTTttatattaggttgattttgATGGAATCTCTGTGCAACATTTGACATTGCTATGCACCAAGGGCAAAGGCAGACGGTATTATAAAAATAGGTATAACTATTCCTATAATTTTGAACCAAAATGTTATTTTTGGGTTAAAATTACATCATGTAATCATGGTTTGGTTCTATATTCAATTAAATTGTTTCAAATTTAACTAACTTTTCTATTCATGGATATAAATTTTGTTTACATTTTACCTATTCTCTATTTCCCTCACTTTTTTAACTCTTTTGGGATGTGGTAAATATATTAACGTACTATATTTTGTGCTTTATTAGTATATTTTGTGCTTTATTAGTATAAACAATAAAACTGTGTTATTTTAGCACAAAATTTATCCACTACTGAATTATCAAATTTAGTTTTTATGCTATATATACATCATTTAACACACTATTGAACATGTTTTAGCAAAAGAAAAATGCAAAGCCTATGTACATCGGAGATCAAAACAAGCTTCTAATAGCCATCAGGAAACAAACAAATTCAGATGCTTTGCTTGTTTTTTTCCTCAGAAGTAACTTAAAATTGTTAGAATTTCAAACTCTTTTAGATTCATTATTAATATATTTAACTTCTTGGAGTAATATGAATGAAAGAAAATAAGAATCACATTAATAGTAATACAGCTATGGAGTTGAAGGTGCATGCATGAACCAGCTGGAGAAATCAATGAGAAAGAATCACTGCAGCTGTAAAATTTCAAAGGAACAATAAAAGTCAAAGAAGGTGGCTATCTAGAAGAATTATTAGTAGAAATGCAAAGCTGGAACCTGGTTGTTAATTAATTATCCCATTAAAAATGGTGGTATGTAGTTTGACAATCTTTAGGAGCCTGCATGGTAATCTGGTCATACTAGAAGATACAATTGTTGCTGATGGGATAGTCTAGATTATAGGCTGTAGTATTAATTAAGGCATGATGTAAACTCTAAGTCTTAAGCCTATAAATAAGGCACCCTCTGTGTAATATTATGTACTAAGTGAATTGTAAGAGTAAAAGAAAAGAGCTATAGTAGCTCCAGAGAGATAAAAAGGCTGAAGCCTGTGAAAGAAAATCTGTTGTATgctttatttatatattatatatacaaaGTGCGTTGAGTATGAGTTTtattatcaaaataatataaacaTACAGCCTGTGTTCTTGAGTCAAAGAAGTTGTGTAAAGCCCATTCACGTTTACAACAAGTGGCATCAAAGCTAAGGTTCCGTTCGTGAAAAATGGCGACGATGGTGCAACCACAAATCCCGAAATTGACGGCAACAAATTACGGGAACTGGAGTATCCAAATGAAGGTGTTACTCGGTTCATACGATAATTGGGATATTGTTGAAAGTGGTTATGACGAGCCCGTAGATGCTACCACTGAAGCGGCCCTTTCAAATGCGGAGAAGATGATTTTGAAAGAGACCCggaaaaaagataaaaaggcgTTATATACAATTATTCAAGGAGTTGACGAATCAACCTTTGAAAAAATTTCAAATGCAAAAACGGCGAAAGAAGCATGGGAGATTCAGGTGCGGCTTCAGGTGTCGAAAAAGTCAAAAAGGTGCGGTTTCAGGTGTTACGCGGGGAATTTgaaaatttaaagatgaagaattcagaaaatattggtgaatttgttacgCGCTTGAAAGCCGTGACAAACGAGATGAAAAGAAATGGTGAAAGTCTCGATGATGTTCGGGTGATGGAAAAATTACTTCGTTC is a window from the Apium graveolens cultivar Ventura chromosome 1, ASM990537v1, whole genome shotgun sequence genome containing:
- the LOC141719701 gene encoding benzoate carboxyl methyltransferase-like isoform X2, which produces MGGVNVLCMNAGDDESSYANNSNIQKKVIQNSRIFLEETMKKSGTIRFPECFKMVDMGCSSGTNTLLVVTNIVNIVHKICHERKLKAPEIQVYLNDLPDNDFNTIFKMVPQFCSKLENGEGDKSSKCFISGVPGSFYTRLLPSKSIHFVHSSYSLHWLSQVPEKLGNYNKGNIYISKASPPGVYEAYFDQYKADFSKFLQLRSEEVSPNGQMVLTFAGRSNADPTSNDCCCKWELLAKSLQDMSAKGFIHDDEIDSLNLPLYTPCVNEVKDIVHYEGSFTIDHLETHEVNWDLSNDEVESASDKNNSGKIVAKAVRAVVEPMLANHFRTGNSFMDKLFERLILMESLCNI
- the LOC141719701 gene encoding benzoate carboxyl methyltransferase-like isoform X1, with product MGGVNVLCMNAGDDESSYANNSNIQKKVIQNSRIFLEETMKKSGTIRFPECFKMVDMGCSSGTNTLLVVTNIVNIVHKICHERKLKAPEIQVYLNDLPDNDFNTIFKMVPQFCSKLENGEGDKSSKCFISGVPGSFYTRLLPSKSIHFVHSSYSLHWLSQVPEKLGNYNKGNIYISKASPPGVYEAYFDQYKADFSKFLQLRSEEVSPNGQMVLTFAGRSNADPTSNDCCCKWELLAKSLQDMSAKGFIHDDEIDSLNLPLYTPCVNEVKDIVHYEGSFTIDHLETHEVNWDLSNDEVESASDKNNSGKIVAKAVRAVVEPMLANHFRTGNSFMDKLFERYALHVADHLSRLKTKGFYISISLTTKIV